A window of the Gossypium arboreum isolate Shixiya-1 chromosome 2, ASM2569848v2, whole genome shotgun sequence genome harbors these coding sequences:
- the LOC108467134 gene encoding protein S-acyltransferase 10, with translation MTTVMGICRSFRDRAFARFFHCFPCLSDPARRSSWGLKVTLVMLHLIFVGILFVFDGDLIEKTKKEPWYTALYLLLLLATLVQYFITSSSSPGYVVDVMRAVNETNVIYQKSSMASKQPASSQNGSLNVVIEGSQSGRNFQGCNPSSWTKLVMDMYPPGTSIRSCTCSYCNVEQPPRAKHCHDCDKCVLQFDHHCVWLGSCVGQDNHCKFWWYICEETALCLWTGILYIMYLKANISRPWWKDAIMILLLIALSISIIFLLLLLLFHSYLVLTNQTTYELVRRRRIPYLRRIPERVYPFSKGICRNLYNFCCVRSSIYSLEPLPSSQELEEKARPYTCLDILTCRCC, from the exons ATGACGACGGTGATGGGTATATGCCGGTCCTTTCGCGATCGAGCTTTCGCCCGGTTCTTTCACTGTTTCCCTTGTCTCTCCGATCCTG CTCGAAGATCATCATGGGGTTTGAAAGTGACATTAGTGATGCTACATCTGATTTTCGTTGGCATTCTCTTTGTTTTCGATGGCGACTTAATTGAGAAAACCAAAAAAGAACCCTG GTACACTGCTTTATATTTGTTGTTGCTTCTTGCTACATTGGTACAATACTTTATTACTTCTAGTTCTTCTCCTGG TTATGTTGTTGATGTAATGAGGGCTGTTAATGAGACGAATGTGATATATCAGAAGTCGTCAATGGCCTCAAA ACAGCCTGCTTCAAGCCAAAATGGAAGCTTGAATGTTGTCATAGAGGGGAGTCAATCGGGTAGAAATTTCCAAGGATGTAATCCTTCGTCTTGGACAAAGTTGGTTATGGACATGTATCCCCCTGGAACATCCATTAG GTCTTGCACTTGCTCCTATTGTAATGTTGAGCAG CCTCCACGAGCAAAGCACTGTCATGATTGTGATAAATGTGTTCTTCAGTTTGATCATCATTGTGTATGGCTCGGATCATGTGTTGGCCAGGACAATCATTGCAAATTTTG GTGGTATATTTGTGAAGAGACAGCATTGTGTCTTTGGACTGGCATCTTGTATATTATGTACCTGAAAGCCAACATTTCGAGGCCTTG GTGGAAGGATGCCATTATGATTCTGCTATTGATCGCCTTGTCGATTTCCATAATTTTTCTACTATTGCTGCTGCTTTTTCACAG TTATCTTGTTCTGACAAATCAGACGACTTACGAACTCGTTAGGCGCAGGCGTATCCCATATCTAAG GCGGATTCCTGAACGAGTATATCCTTTTAGTAAAGGAATTTGCAGGAATTTATACAACTTTTGCTGTGTTCGAAGCAGTATTTACAGTTTGGAACCTTTGCCCTCGTCTCAAGAACTTGAAGAAAAGGCAAGGCCTTACACTTGCTTAGACATTTTAACGTGTCGTTGCTGCTGA